CATTTCTAGAAATTAAAAATGAAAGCGCTTAATCAATTTATTAAACATTTTCGTTTATTTCAAATGGTTCCAACAACCCCGGAAAACTCTGATCAAACAACCTCGCAAACCACTCATATGCTTCTTTACGTTTATTAGCGATCCAACCATGTGAGTATCCACTGATCATCTCAATCTCAAGCCAGGTTCGACCTTCTAAACGCCACTGTAACACATTCCTACCGCGCTTGGCTGGAATGCTCCTTACGACTGCATTCACCGCTTCGACAATCATGCTAGCATGGGCGATATTTGTTAACTTATCCAATTGCGCATTATTAGTCGAACCACTACGTGGCATATCGCTAATTTCAGGTGACCTAATCAAATCCTTCATGTTAGCGAGCGCAACGTACATCTCAAAATCGTGTTCAAAGAAATAATCCACATTCTCAACCGTATTACTGCCCATGTCCAACCCTCCACATGCTATACTAATAAGTATTCAAATCACTAGTTAGCCTGCGTGTTCCGTGGGCTTTTTTTATACTTATTCATTCCCGATTTTGAAAATTTCAACATCAATTGAATCCACTGACTCCAATACTTTGAATAAATCAGTTGCCCTACTCAATGTCATTCGTTTAGCGAGTTCTTGACTCAACACCCAATCATCACCAGACCAGTAGCGTCCTATCAGCTTTATAACCCTGTTTTTGTTTAATTTACTCATTCGTTTCACCACTCTTCGCGCCAGTCAAGTGGCACTACCTTCATTATCTGATAAGCCTTACCATGATAGGTGGACAGCAGTGCTTTCCGATCGTTGCCATATGCCTGAATTTCATCTGTATTTAAATTAAACACAATGTATTTCGCTATGTTACTGGTTTTAATCATTGCCCACCTCCGCACGTTTTAATCTATCTGCCTGCCGTAATGCCTCTTCTTCTAAAGAAATATAGAGAGCGCCATTGTAATTAGTGCTCCATCGTCCATCGCGATTATAGATTTCAGTCTTTTTGTTCTCTCGATGACGTTCTATTCTATATCCATTACCCTGTCTGACGATTTTAATCATCTGAATACCTCATTATTATTTTTGATTTTTTAACACATTTAGATTTGCTTACCTACATGAATTTCAACACGTGGATTCGTCTTATCGATTGTAATAAATGTATGTCTGATATCAGACACTTGATCTAGATTGTCGTTTTTGATGATATTAGCATGTTGAGCCGCATCAAATATGAATTTTTGCATAAAACTTATGTTGTCTAGATCCGTCCGCTTATCTTTCAGATACCAACTGAAATGCCAGTATGTCTCATCACTAGCAACTTTACGCTGATTTAAAATCGGTACAATCCTATTCTCAACCCGCTTCTTATATCCAGATGCCGTGTACATACCTCTTTTAGCTCGTGAAACTAGATTCCATTGATTGAGCGTCAATAGGCGAGGCTTCTGTTTTATAGATACTGTGAATGCATCTAGAGGAATGGTTACATTCATCATTCATACACCCTGAACAGATCGTCATAATCGTTACTCTCAACCTGTCGAAACTTAATGCCATTTTGTGTCAGCAATTTTGATTTATTTGGGGAGAATCTCACTAATGTGGGCAAATCATCATGCTTCTTTGCCTTAGCAATTTCAAGTTCGATCTGCGCGATCGTCATTTCATCTTTGATCCTTATCTGTTTCATAGTTATCCCTCGCTTTGTAATGGCTCATTAGATATGTTTTAAGATATTTATTCTGGTTTATAACCTGCTGGGATGAATGCTTTCAATGGCAACAGGATTTTAACGATGTCTGATCCAGCGTAGATACCATCTTTGTCAACATTGGTTAGGATCTGATAGATGGTATCACCAAGCCGTTGCTCCTTCTTTGCTTCAACATGATCAAGAATGGTCTGCTTACTCAAATCCAATTCATGTAACCTCACAGCGTCTTGAAGTACCTTCTTACCTCTAGCATTCAAGTTACCAGTTTGTGTCCAAAACTCTTCGTTGGTAATGGTGACACCCTCGATATTTTCGGCTAGGAATTCGCCCACCATCCAATTACGGGTTACGAAGAATTCTTCAAGATAGGCTTGGGCCTTCTCCAAATATTCCCGCTTATGAGCTTGACGATAGCTAGCCGTCTCTGCGTCATATCCTAGAACCAACTCTTCAGCCAGCTCTGCGATCATATGAAGTTCTGGAACGCTAACATCTAAACGTTGCTCTTGCAGCTTTAGCCATTCTCTCCTAGCCTTCCCAGCTAGTGTCTTTAAGCGATTAATCTCTGCACGATGCTTCTTCGCGACCTTATAAGATTCTGAGCTGTCACCTACTTCCAGAACAACCTGTTCATTAAGCCAGTTAAGTACATCATGTGCACCGATGAATTCACCGGTTTCATTAATGCTTAATTCAGGGATCACTTCAATAATTTCGGGCATATTACATCCCTCCAAAGAATTCATCGGCTAAATTAGTTAGTTCCTGTGTTGGATCAACTGCCTGACTAGCAAACACGTCCTCATTGGACGCCTGCGCTTGATTTGATAATTGTGGCATTTCTGTATGTTTGTCATTCAAAAGCTGCTTAGTGCCCTGTTCTGTGTCGAATGGTGTGATGTCAATGGCTTGTGTGTATTCAACCTCTGTGTCCTCTGCAATTGCTCGTGCCATTTCAGTAGACTTTGGCGCATACTGCAAGATTGATTTCAGAACAGTTTTCAAAGCCATTGCTTCAAAATCGGTAGACCATGGTCCACTTTTTGACTTCGAGAACTTATTTTTATGATCTTCCACACGCTTTTTTGACCAGTACTCCGCTTTACGGAAACCAGTAACTAATTCAAAGAACGCATAGTAGCCAACTACCTGACCAGTCTCTTCGCCCTCATGGATCAGCTCTTGGGTATACTTGTCCCACTTTGGATTTTCACCTTCATAAACCGGGACTGCGCCAAACGCCTTCATTTGGCCAGAACGCATAGCTAATTGGATTAGGCCCTTATAACCAAGTTGGAATTGTGCAGCACCCTTATATGGCACTAGATACGCCTCACCCATTGAAGGTAACAATGAGAGACCTAATGCACTCGCCTTAGTTGCCTCCACTATGATTGAACTCAGTGTGGCTTTTTCGAGTGCTGGATTTCCCATAATTGAAATAGCTACCTCGCCAGCGAACGCCTTAGCATGTTGACCGGCTGTTGCCTCAAACTGTGCGACCACCTCATCGCTCTTCAGTTGTGCTATTAATTGATTCTTTGCCATTTTATTTTCTCCCCAATTTGTGATATATTATTTGTGTCCAATATTCTTTATTACATACCCTGATCGTTGATAAACGTTCAGGGTATTTTCACGTAGAACACTCTTTTAATTCCAGAAATTTTATGATACTATTTTAGATATCCTATCTCCTAGGCCTTGTTAATTGCAGATAACAAGGCTTTTTTTGTCTAGTTTTACTAATCTATGTGCTGTGATGATGTGTAAAATTCAACTTCAAATACATAAGTAATTCATTTCCCCGTGTTAAATCACTTGGCCAATGTAATTTTTCTAAAACAGTAATACGTGCTAAGGCCATGACATCAGCTTTGTTGCCACCTTTATAGGTGGTTTTTTCTTTGCTCATTTGTAGATCCAATAGGCCTAAATTTTCTTCACTGTACGTTGTATCTTTGAATTTCTGAAACACCAGATCAGCGACACGATTCGCCTGCGTACTGATTTCATCATCGTCCAACGTGAAGTTGGTTGCCTCAACATGTTGTCCTGGCCCTAGTCTGGGTTGCTTGGCTTTGTCCGCTTTATCTTGCTCATACTTGATTACGTCGTCGCTATCCAATAGACCAGCGCTAATATATTCATCCACCGTTTGTTGAATCGACAACGTCGTTTTCCAGTTGTTCGCTTTAGCCTTTTTAATCGCGATAATCACGATCTTAGCTGCATCCTTATCTGTCTTAAAGGCCTGTTCAGCATCATTCATGATGCGTTTCAAATCTTGGTTTGTTAAGCCATTAAATTTGATATTAGTCTTTTGAAATTCATGAACAATTTGTTGAAAATAATCTTGAATCAATTAGTTAGTCTCCTTTCTGTTCGAACATACTAACTAAATTGGGCATACTAACTAACTAATAACGGTTATCTTTAATTAATTAGTACTTGGTTATTCAGTCCTTAGTATTATTAGTCTTTAGTAGCTCGACGTTTTGCACATCTGCAAATTGCACATCTGCAAAACCGCAATCTGCGATTTTGAAATCTGAGACTTCCTTCACCCACTCCTTGAAATTCTTCTTTTCATCCAGAATTTTTGTCGTTCTGGCATATCCCTGAGTTTCCAATTCTTTCCATGCTGATCTTGTTGATCGCTCACCATCTGTCGAATGTTCTGTTAATTCTTCAAAATAGATCTTCCAGTCATCAGGTAAACTCATGATGTAGCTTAACAATCCTTTAGCTTTTAGGGACAAGTTTTCATCCCTTAAAAAATCGTTGCTGATGATCG
This is a stretch of genomic DNA from Weissella soli. It encodes these proteins:
- a CDS encoding recombinase RecT — its product is MAKNQLIAQLKSDEVVAQFEATAGQHAKAFAGEVAISIMGNPALEKATLSSIIVEATKASALGLSLLPSMGEAYLVPYKGAAQFQLGYKGLIQLAMRSGQMKAFGAVPVYEGENPKWDKYTQELIHEGEETGQVVGYYAFFELVTGFRKAEYWSKKRVEDHKNKFSKSKSGPWSTDFEAMALKTVLKSILQYAPKSTEMARAIAEDTEVEYTQAIDITPFDTEQGTKQLLNDKHTEMPQLSNQAQASNEDVFASQAVDPTQELTNLADEFFGGM
- a CDS encoding helix-turn-helix domain-containing protein produces the protein MSQSIRRKRSGDNFTIISNDFLRDENLSLKAKGLLSYIMSLPDDWKIYFEELTEHSTDGERSTRSAWKELETQGYARTTKILDEKKNFKEWVKEVSDFKIADCGFADVQFADVQNVELLKTNNTKD